In Calonectris borealis chromosome 29, bCalBor7.hap1.2, whole genome shotgun sequence, one genomic interval encodes:
- the PPOX gene encoding protoporphyrinogen oxidase isoform X1, whose amino-acid sequence MPPTVAVVGGGISGLAACYHLARGPRPPKVLLLEASARLGGWLQSTRTADGAVFEHGPRGIRPAGAVGTDTLHMVSELGLEGDVLPVPGDHPASRNRFLYTGGALHKLPSGLGGLLWPVPPFSQALLWSGVRDLLAPAGTEPDESVHTFVHRRFGREVADIAVDSLCRGVFAGDCRALSVRSCFPTLFEAERRRRSVLLGLALGSGKERGAESGLSRRARAERWSQWSLRGGMESLAEALVAFLRPRGVELRCHAPLQRLRRRPDGRWQLTLADSTVTADHVVSALPAAALAEVLPAEAEPLAQELRRIPAVSVAVVNLQYEGVVLPVTGFGHLVPSSEDASLLGIVYDSVAFPQHDGTGAASVRLTVMLGGAWFGQSFGDPAAAAPALLLQRAQAAVREQLGLEPAPIRSIVRVHQACIPQYTLGHWQRTGKGGRGAGVPWPPRRHPLPVPIPQSASAASWRSSGCPSASSGPPTPASPSTTASPAPKRPSGS is encoded by the exons ATGCCGCCGACCGTGGCCGTCGTTGGGGGCGGCATCAGCGGCCTGGCCGCCTGCTACCACCTGGCCCGGGGCCCCCGCCCGCCCAAG gtgctgctgctggaggccaGCGCCCGCCTAGGGGGGTGGCTGCAGAGCACCCGCACCGCTGACGGGGCCGTCTTCGAGCACGGGCCCCGGGGCATCCGCCCCGCGGGGGCGGTGGGCACCGACACGCTACACATG GTCTCCGAGCTTGGCCTGGAGGGTGACGTCCTGCCCGTCCCTGGGGACCACCCGGCCTCCAGGAACCGCTTCCTCTACACCGGCGGGGCCCTGCACAAGCTACCCTCGGGCCTGGG GGGCCTGCTGTGGCCGGTGCCCCCCTTCTCGCAGGCGCTGCTCTGGAGCGGGGTGCGGGACCTGCTGGCGCCGGCCGGGACGGAGCCCGATGAGAGCGTGCACACCTTTGTTCATCGCCGCTTCGGCCGGGAG GTGGCCGACATCGCCGTGGACAGCCTGTGCCGGGGGGTGTTCGCCGGGGACTGCCGGGCGCTGAGTGTCCGCTCCTGCTTCCCCACGCTCTTCGAGGCTGAGCGGCGCCGGCGATCCGTCCTgctggggctggcgctgggctccG GGAAGGAGCGCGGGGCCGAGTCGGGGCTGAGCCGGCGGGCGCGGGCCGAGCGCTGGAGCCAGTGGTCGCTGCGGGGCGGGATGGAGAGCCTGGCCGAGGCGCTGGTGGCCTTCTTGCGCCCGCGCGGCGTCGAGCTGCGCTGCCACGCGCCCCTGCAGCGCCTGCGCCGCCGTCCCGATGGCCGCTGGCAG ctcACCCTGGCAGACAGCACCGTGACGGCCGACCACGTGGTCAGCGCCCTCCCGGCCGCAG ccctggctgaggTCCTGCCGGCCGAGGCCGAGCCGCTAGCCCAGGAGCTGCGGCGCATCCCGGCTGTGTCGGTGGCTGTGGTGAACCTGCAGTACGAGGGCGTCGTGTTGCCCGTCACG ggctTCGGGCACTTGGTGCCCTCCTCTGAGGACGCCTCCCTCCTGGGCATCGTCTACGACTCGGTGGCCTTCCCCCAGCACGACGGCACGGGGGCCGCGTCGGTGCGGCTGACG GTGATGCTGGGAGGCGCCTGGTTCGGGCAGAGCTTCGGGGACCCGGCAGCGGCAGCACCGGCACTGCTGCTGCAGCGGGCGCAGGCGGCTGTGCGGGAGCAGCTGGGCCTGGAGCCGGCCCCGATCCGCTCCATCGTCAGGGTGCACCAG GCCTGCATCCCCCAGTACACGCTGGGCCACTGGCAGCGCACAGgtaagggggggcggggggcgggggtcCCCTGGCCCCCGCGGAGGCACCCActgcccgtccccatccctcaGAGCGCATCAGCCGCTTCCTGGCGGAGCAGCGGCTGCCCCTCAGCCTCGTCGGGGCCTCCTACGCCGGCGTCTCCGTCAACGACTGCATCGCCAGCGCCAAAGCGGCCGTCGGGCAGCTGA
- the PPOX gene encoding protoporphyrinogen oxidase isoform X4: MVSELGLEGDVLPVPGDHPASRNRFLYTGGALHKLPSGLGGLLWPVPPFSQALLWSGVRDLLAPAGTEPDESVHTFVHRRFGREVADIAVDSLCRGVFAGDCRALSVRSCFPTLFEAERRRRSVLLGLALGSGKERGAESGLSRRARAERWSQWSLRGGMESLAEALVAFLRPRGVELRCHAPLQRLRRRPDGRWQLTLADSTVTADHVVSALPAAALAEVLPAEAEPLAQELRRIPAVSVAVVNLQYEGVVLPVTGFGHLVPSSEDASLLGIVYDSVAFPQHDGTGAASVRLTVMLGGAWFGQSFGDPAAAAPALLLQRAQAAVREQLGLEPAPIRSIVRVHQACIPQYTLGHWQRTGKGGRGAGVPWPPRRHPLPVPIPQSASAASWRSSGCPSASSGPPTPASPSTTASPAPKRPSGS; this comes from the exons ATG GTCTCCGAGCTTGGCCTGGAGGGTGACGTCCTGCCCGTCCCTGGGGACCACCCGGCCTCCAGGAACCGCTTCCTCTACACCGGCGGGGCCCTGCACAAGCTACCCTCGGGCCTGGG GGGCCTGCTGTGGCCGGTGCCCCCCTTCTCGCAGGCGCTGCTCTGGAGCGGGGTGCGGGACCTGCTGGCGCCGGCCGGGACGGAGCCCGATGAGAGCGTGCACACCTTTGTTCATCGCCGCTTCGGCCGGGAG GTGGCCGACATCGCCGTGGACAGCCTGTGCCGGGGGGTGTTCGCCGGGGACTGCCGGGCGCTGAGTGTCCGCTCCTGCTTCCCCACGCTCTTCGAGGCTGAGCGGCGCCGGCGATCCGTCCTgctggggctggcgctgggctccG GGAAGGAGCGCGGGGCCGAGTCGGGGCTGAGCCGGCGGGCGCGGGCCGAGCGCTGGAGCCAGTGGTCGCTGCGGGGCGGGATGGAGAGCCTGGCCGAGGCGCTGGTGGCCTTCTTGCGCCCGCGCGGCGTCGAGCTGCGCTGCCACGCGCCCCTGCAGCGCCTGCGCCGCCGTCCCGATGGCCGCTGGCAG ctcACCCTGGCAGACAGCACCGTGACGGCCGACCACGTGGTCAGCGCCCTCCCGGCCGCAG ccctggctgaggTCCTGCCGGCCGAGGCCGAGCCGCTAGCCCAGGAGCTGCGGCGCATCCCGGCTGTGTCGGTGGCTGTGGTGAACCTGCAGTACGAGGGCGTCGTGTTGCCCGTCACG ggctTCGGGCACTTGGTGCCCTCCTCTGAGGACGCCTCCCTCCTGGGCATCGTCTACGACTCGGTGGCCTTCCCCCAGCACGACGGCACGGGGGCCGCGTCGGTGCGGCTGACG GTGATGCTGGGAGGCGCCTGGTTCGGGCAGAGCTTCGGGGACCCGGCAGCGGCAGCACCGGCACTGCTGCTGCAGCGGGCGCAGGCGGCTGTGCGGGAGCAGCTGGGCCTGGAGCCGGCCCCGATCCGCTCCATCGTCAGGGTGCACCAG GCCTGCATCCCCCAGTACACGCTGGGCCACTGGCAGCGCACAGgtaagggggggcggggggcgggggtcCCCTGGCCCCCGCGGAGGCACCCActgcccgtccccatccctcaGAGCGCATCAGCCGCTTCCTGGCGGAGCAGCGGCTGCCCCTCAGCCTCGTCGGGGCCTCCTACGCCGGCGTCTCCGTCAACGACTGCATCGCCAGCGCCAAAGCGGCCGTCGGGCAGCTGA
- the PPOX gene encoding protoporphyrinogen oxidase isoform X2 has product MPPTVAVVGGGISGLAACYHLARGPRPPKVLLLEASARLGGWLQSTRTADGAVFEHGPRGIRPAGAVGTDTLHMVSELGLEGDVLPVPGDHPASRNRFLYTGGALHKLPSGLGGLLWPVPPFSQALLWSGVRDLLAPAGTEPDESVHTFVHRRFGREVADIAVDSLCRGVFAGDCRALSVRSCFPTLFEAERRRRSVLLGLALGSGKERGAESGLSRRARAERWSQWSLRGGMESLAEALVAFLRPRGVELRCHAPLQRLRRRPDGRWQLTLADSTVTADHVVSALPAAALAEVLPAEAEPLAQELRRIPAVSVAVVNLQYEGVVLPVTGFGHLVPSSEDASLLGIVYDSVAFPQHDGTGAASVRLTVMLGGAWFGQSFGDPAAAAPALLLQRAQAAVREQLGLEPAPIRSIVRVHQACIPQYTLGHWQRTERISRFLAEQRLPLSLVGASYAGVSVNDCIASAKAAVGQLMGQPH; this is encoded by the exons ATGCCGCCGACCGTGGCCGTCGTTGGGGGCGGCATCAGCGGCCTGGCCGCCTGCTACCACCTGGCCCGGGGCCCCCGCCCGCCCAAG gtgctgctgctggaggccaGCGCCCGCCTAGGGGGGTGGCTGCAGAGCACCCGCACCGCTGACGGGGCCGTCTTCGAGCACGGGCCCCGGGGCATCCGCCCCGCGGGGGCGGTGGGCACCGACACGCTACACATG GTCTCCGAGCTTGGCCTGGAGGGTGACGTCCTGCCCGTCCCTGGGGACCACCCGGCCTCCAGGAACCGCTTCCTCTACACCGGCGGGGCCCTGCACAAGCTACCCTCGGGCCTGGG GGGCCTGCTGTGGCCGGTGCCCCCCTTCTCGCAGGCGCTGCTCTGGAGCGGGGTGCGGGACCTGCTGGCGCCGGCCGGGACGGAGCCCGATGAGAGCGTGCACACCTTTGTTCATCGCCGCTTCGGCCGGGAG GTGGCCGACATCGCCGTGGACAGCCTGTGCCGGGGGGTGTTCGCCGGGGACTGCCGGGCGCTGAGTGTCCGCTCCTGCTTCCCCACGCTCTTCGAGGCTGAGCGGCGCCGGCGATCCGTCCTgctggggctggcgctgggctccG GGAAGGAGCGCGGGGCCGAGTCGGGGCTGAGCCGGCGGGCGCGGGCCGAGCGCTGGAGCCAGTGGTCGCTGCGGGGCGGGATGGAGAGCCTGGCCGAGGCGCTGGTGGCCTTCTTGCGCCCGCGCGGCGTCGAGCTGCGCTGCCACGCGCCCCTGCAGCGCCTGCGCCGCCGTCCCGATGGCCGCTGGCAG ctcACCCTGGCAGACAGCACCGTGACGGCCGACCACGTGGTCAGCGCCCTCCCGGCCGCAG ccctggctgaggTCCTGCCGGCCGAGGCCGAGCCGCTAGCCCAGGAGCTGCGGCGCATCCCGGCTGTGTCGGTGGCTGTGGTGAACCTGCAGTACGAGGGCGTCGTGTTGCCCGTCACG ggctTCGGGCACTTGGTGCCCTCCTCTGAGGACGCCTCCCTCCTGGGCATCGTCTACGACTCGGTGGCCTTCCCCCAGCACGACGGCACGGGGGCCGCGTCGGTGCGGCTGACG GTGATGCTGGGAGGCGCCTGGTTCGGGCAGAGCTTCGGGGACCCGGCAGCGGCAGCACCGGCACTGCTGCTGCAGCGGGCGCAGGCGGCTGTGCGGGAGCAGCTGGGCCTGGAGCCGGCCCCGATCCGCTCCATCGTCAGGGTGCACCAG GCCTGCATCCCCCAGTACACGCTGGGCCACTGGCAGCGCACAG AGCGCATCAGCCGCTTCCTGGCGGAGCAGCGGCTGCCCCTCAGCCTCGTCGGGGCCTCCTACGCCGGCGTCTCCGTCAACGACTGCATCGCCAGCGCCAAAGCGGCCGTCGGGCAGCTGATGGGGCAGCCACACTGA
- the PPOX gene encoding protoporphyrinogen oxidase isoform X3, translating into MPPTVAVVGGGISGLAACYHLARGPRPPKVLLLEASARLGGWLQSTRTADGAVFEHGPRGIRPAGAVGTDTLHMVSELGLEGDVLPVPGDHPASRNRFLYTGGALHKLPSGLGGLLWPVPPFSQALLWSGVRDLLAPAGTEPDESVHTFVHRRFGREVADIAVDSLCRGVFAGDCRALSVRSCFPTLFEAERRRRSVLLGLALGSGKERGAESGLSRRARAERWSQWSLRGGMESLAEALVAFLRPRGVELRCHAPLQRLRRRPDGRWQLTLADSTVTADHVVSALPAAALAEVLPAEAEPLAQELRRIPAVSVAVVNLQYEGVVLPVTGFGHLVPSSEDASLLGIVYDSVAFPQHDGTGAASVRLTVMLGGAWFGQSFGDPAAAAPALLLQRAQAAVREQLGLEPAPIRSIVRVHQSASAASWRSSGCPSASSGPPTPASPSTTASPAPKRPSGS; encoded by the exons ATGCCGCCGACCGTGGCCGTCGTTGGGGGCGGCATCAGCGGCCTGGCCGCCTGCTACCACCTGGCCCGGGGCCCCCGCCCGCCCAAG gtgctgctgctggaggccaGCGCCCGCCTAGGGGGGTGGCTGCAGAGCACCCGCACCGCTGACGGGGCCGTCTTCGAGCACGGGCCCCGGGGCATCCGCCCCGCGGGGGCGGTGGGCACCGACACGCTACACATG GTCTCCGAGCTTGGCCTGGAGGGTGACGTCCTGCCCGTCCCTGGGGACCACCCGGCCTCCAGGAACCGCTTCCTCTACACCGGCGGGGCCCTGCACAAGCTACCCTCGGGCCTGGG GGGCCTGCTGTGGCCGGTGCCCCCCTTCTCGCAGGCGCTGCTCTGGAGCGGGGTGCGGGACCTGCTGGCGCCGGCCGGGACGGAGCCCGATGAGAGCGTGCACACCTTTGTTCATCGCCGCTTCGGCCGGGAG GTGGCCGACATCGCCGTGGACAGCCTGTGCCGGGGGGTGTTCGCCGGGGACTGCCGGGCGCTGAGTGTCCGCTCCTGCTTCCCCACGCTCTTCGAGGCTGAGCGGCGCCGGCGATCCGTCCTgctggggctggcgctgggctccG GGAAGGAGCGCGGGGCCGAGTCGGGGCTGAGCCGGCGGGCGCGGGCCGAGCGCTGGAGCCAGTGGTCGCTGCGGGGCGGGATGGAGAGCCTGGCCGAGGCGCTGGTGGCCTTCTTGCGCCCGCGCGGCGTCGAGCTGCGCTGCCACGCGCCCCTGCAGCGCCTGCGCCGCCGTCCCGATGGCCGCTGGCAG ctcACCCTGGCAGACAGCACCGTGACGGCCGACCACGTGGTCAGCGCCCTCCCGGCCGCAG ccctggctgaggTCCTGCCGGCCGAGGCCGAGCCGCTAGCCCAGGAGCTGCGGCGCATCCCGGCTGTGTCGGTGGCTGTGGTGAACCTGCAGTACGAGGGCGTCGTGTTGCCCGTCACG ggctTCGGGCACTTGGTGCCCTCCTCTGAGGACGCCTCCCTCCTGGGCATCGTCTACGACTCGGTGGCCTTCCCCCAGCACGACGGCACGGGGGCCGCGTCGGTGCGGCTGACG GTGATGCTGGGAGGCGCCTGGTTCGGGCAGAGCTTCGGGGACCCGGCAGCGGCAGCACCGGCACTGCTGCTGCAGCGGGCGCAGGCGGCTGTGCGGGAGCAGCTGGGCCTGGAGCCGGCCCCGATCCGCTCCATCGTCAGGGTGCACCAG AGCGCATCAGCCGCTTCCTGGCGGAGCAGCGGCTGCCCCTCAGCCTCGTCGGGGCCTCCTACGCCGGCGTCTCCGTCAACGACTGCATCGCCAGCGCCAAAGCGGCCGTCGGGCAGCTGA
- the B4GALT3 gene encoding beta-1,4-galactosyltransferase 3, producing MLRRLLERPCTLALLVGCQFAFVAYFSLGGFRNLTSLFGRAAGPVFDYSRTHDVYANLSRLLPRQPARPDPAQPLPFCPARSPFLVGPLTVSFSRVPTLEQIRAKNPAVREGGRYQPSTCEPRSRTAIIIPHRNRETHLGHLLYYLHPFLQRQQLQYGIYVVHQAGNSTFNRAKLLNVGVKEALKDEEWDCLFLHDVDLIPENDHNLYTCDPWNPKHVSIAMNKFGYSLPYPQYFGGVSALTPDQYMKINGFPNEYWGWGGEDDDIATRVRLAGMKIARPPISIGHYKMVKHKSDKGNEENPHRFDLLIRTQRMWTQDGMNSLTYTLLAKHLHPLYTNLTVDIGTDPRASQGRRGLVLGHEGQRYRSSTSLFREEMLRKLPRDAAGWGDQRLSLSPRLPAATAQQPLVGNGTQGGAGSLPTPGITQRSPEAAGEGDAHPESSTGAAVAQEEGTLPTRRDNQSLSQGAR from the exons atgcTGCGGCGGCTGCTGGAGCGGCCCTGCACGCTGGCCCTGCTGGTCGGCTGCCAGTTCGCCTTCGTCGCCTACTTCTCCCTCGGGGGGTTCCGCAACCTCACCTCCCTCttcggccgcgccgccggccccgtcTTCGACTACTCCCGCACCCACGACGTCTACGCCAACCTCAGCCGCCTGCTGCcccgccagcccgcccgccccgaCCCCGCGCAGCCCCTGCCCTTCTGCCCCGCGCGGTCGCCCTTCCTCG TCGGCCCGCTGACGGTGAGCTTCAGCCGGgtgcccacgctggagcagatccGGGCGAAGAACCCGGCGGTGCGGGAGGGCGGCCGGTACCAACCCTCCACCTGCGAGCCCCGGTCCCGCACTGCCATCATCATCCCCCACCGCAACCGCGAGACCCACCTGGGCCACCTCCTCTACTACCTGCACCCCTTCCTGCAGCGCCAGCAGCTCCAGTACGGCATCTACGTCGTGCACCAG GCGGGCAACTCCACCTTCAACCGGGCCAAGCTGCTGAACGTGGGGGTGAAGGAGGCACTGAAGGACGAGGAGTGGGACTGCCTTTTCCTCCATGACGTTGACCTCATCCCTGAGAACGACCACAACCTCTACACCTGCGACCCCTGGAACCCCAAACATGTCTCCATTGCCATGAATAAATTTGGATACAG CCTGCCGTACCCCCAGTACTTCGGGGGGGTCTCGGCTCTCACCCCCGACCAGTACATGAAGATCAACGGTTTCCCCAACGAGTACTGGGGCTGGGGCGGCGAGGACGATGACATCGCCACCAG GGTGCGCCTGGCCGGCATGAAGATCGCCCGCCCACCCATCTCCATCGGCCACTACAAGATGGTGAAGCACAAGAGTGACAAAGGCAACGAGGAGAACCCCCACAG GTTCGACCTGCTGATCCGCACGCAGCGGATGTGGACGCAGGATGGGATGAACTCCCTCACCTACACGCTGCTGGCCAAGCACCTCCACCCGCTCTACACCAACCTCACGGTGGACATCGGGACGGACCCCCGCGCCAGCCAGGGCCGCAGGGGGCTGGTGCTAGGCCACGAGGGCCAGAGGTACCGCAGCAGCACCAGCCTCTTCCGGGAGGAGATGCTGCGCAAGCTGCCCCGGGATGCCGCGGGGTGGGGGGACCAGAGGCTGTCCTTGTCCCCCCGGCTGCCCGCGGCCACCGCGCAGCAGCCGCTGGTGGGTAACGGCACCCAGGGCGGCGCTGGCTCCCTGCCGACACCAGGGATCACCCAGCGCAGCcctgaggctgctggggagggcgATGCCCACCCGGAGAGCAGCACCGGTGCAGCTGTGGCACAAGAGGAGGGGACCCTGCCCACCCGCAGGGACAACCAGAGCCTGTCGCAGGGTGCCCGCTAG